One Polypterus senegalus isolate Bchr_013 chromosome 10, ASM1683550v1, whole genome shotgun sequence DNA segment encodes these proteins:
- the LOC120538182 gene encoding putative nuclease HARBI1, producing MDYLDYFNDSKRPPPRPERRLLKDRSNPLNDFDDLHFLDRFRMSKENATEIIGLLQPKLTGDLVRGTPISPSLQILITLRFLACGTYHRETGDLCGATCKVDFYEYGNFPGVIGCIDGCHIPIKCPSTSDAEEFRNCKNWFSINVQGVCTPTMQFSNIVARWKGSTHDSRIFHNSSLYTQFEARQHSGILLGDSGYAQTNFLFTPYPHPVRPEQQRYNQAHILTRGLIERMFGVWKNRFQCLRNTLRFDPRRCCIVIIATAVLHNFLKRCGCPDPDIEDDDDQHVPIPELANDRNGLAYRDAFALQHFS from the exons ATGGATTACCTTGACTATTTCAATGACAGTAAGAGACCACCACCAAGACCAGAAAGAAGGTTGCTAAAAGACAGGAGCAACCCACTAAATGATTTTGatgatttacattttcttgacCGTTTCCGTATGTCAAAGGAAAATGCAACAGAAATAATTGGTTTGCTGCAGCCCAAGCTTACAGGTGACTTAGTCAGAGGCACCCCTATTTCTCCTTCCTTACAAATATTAATTACCTTAAGGTTTTTGGCATGTGGAACCTACCATCGGGAAACTGGGGATTTGTGTGGT GCCACCTGCAAGGTAGATTTCTATGAATATGGGAACTTCCCTGGAGTCATTGGTTGTATCGATGGCTGCCACATTCCCATCAAGTGTCCCTCTACATCAGATGCTGAGGAATTCAGAAATTGTAAAAACTGGTTTTCAATAAATGTACAAGGAGTGTGCACTCCCACTATGCAGTTCTCCAATATTGTTGCACGCTGGAAAGGTTCAACTCATGACTCAAGGATTTTCCACAACTCCTCTTTATATACTCAGTTTGAAGCAAGACAACACTCTGGAATTCTACTTGGTGACAGTGGGTATGCGCAGACAAACTTCTTGTTCACTCCTTATCCCCATCCAGTCAGACCAGAGCAACAGCGCTATAACCAAGCTCACATTCTCACCAGAGGGCTAATAGAGCGCATGTTTGGTGTATGGAAGAATCGTTTCCAGTGTCTCCGAAATACACTGCGGTTTGATCCTAGGAGGTGctgcattgttattattgcaaCAGCAGTGCTTCATAATTTTCTTAAACGGTGCGGCTGCCCAGACCCTgatattgaagatgatgatgaccaACATGTCCCCATCCCTGAGCTAGCCAATGACAGAAATGGACTTGCTTACAGAGATGCTTttgctttgcagcacttctcataA